The genomic window CCTTTCCTTTTCTTATTTTAAGGAAGATTTGAGCTACTTCTTCTTCGGTATAATCTTCGGCATAAATTTGCTCTAAACCGTGGTCAGAAACTGAAGCACCGTTTTCTACAAAGAAATCGTGACGAGATTTTAAAGCCACTAAATATTCTTGATAGTTAGTAATTGGCTTTTCTACAATGGTAGCTAATTTATCTACATATTGATTTAAACCAGCCACATCATCAGCGTTCATTGCTTTATCTGGTCTAAACGCAGGTAAAACCACTAAATCAATACCGCTAGCTTTAATTTGCTGATGAAATTCCAAATTATCTAAAGGATCGTCTGTAGTACACAGCGTTTTCACGTTCATCTTTTTCAACAAACCTAAAACGCTGTATTCTTTAGTTTGAAGCTTTGCATTACATTCGTACCAAATTTGCTTTGCCGTTGCTGGCGAAAGTAATTCGTGGATATTGAAATAACGTTGTAGCTCCAAGTGTGTCCAGTGGTATAATGGATTTCTTAAAGTATAAGGAACAGTTTCAGCCCATTTCTCGAACTTTTCCCAATCTGATGCACCACCAGTAATGTAATACTCATCGATACCGAAAGTACGCATGGCACGCCATTTATAATGATCGCCATATAGCCAAACTTGGGTAATATTCTCGAACTGTTTATCTTCCGCTATTTGCTCCGGAATTAAGTGATTATGGTAATCAATAATAGGCATGTGCTTTGCAAAATCGTGATACAAAATACGTGCTGTTTCCGTTTGCAATAAGAAATTCTCGTCTAAAAACTTTTTCATTTACTTTTTGGTTGTTTGGTTGTTTGGTTTTTAGTTGGTTAGCATACATGCAAATCAAACCTACAACTCACTATTAAAACTTTATACTCATATACCTTAAAGCATTTTCATTTTAAAACGGAAATACTTTAATAATAATTAAAATTCGATTGTTATTGGCATACTAGTTTTTTAACTAAAAAATCAAACAACTAATCACAAACCAACTATTTATACTCCCCCAAAAATAGAGAAGCCGCCGTCTACACAAATCATTGCTCCTGTTACAAATTGAGAAGCATCGCTTAACAACCAAACTAAAGCGCCTTTCAATTCATCTGGGTTACCAAAACGTTTAAAAGGAGTTTGTTGGATCACTGCACCACCTCTAGCCGTGTAACCACCATCTGGCGTAGTTAATAAATTACGATTTTGCTCTGTTAAGAAGAAACCTGGTGCTAGTGCGTTCATTCTAATTTTATCGCCATAACGGTTAGCTAATTCAACTGCAAACCATTGTGTATAGCAATCTACAGCAGCTTTACCCATGTTGTAACCTAATACTCTGGTAATTGCTCTTTTAGAGTTCATCGATGATATGTTAATGATACTACCTCTACCAGTCTCGGCAATTGCTTTACCAAAAACCTGTGTAGGAATTAAAGTTCCCCAAAGGTTTAAGTCTAGTACGGTTTTCATTCCGTCCATCTTCATATCAAAGATGTCTTGCTCTGGTAATAAAACACCATCTGGCATGTTACCGCCAGCTGCGTTTACTAATCCATCGATTTTTCCGTAGGCAGCTAAAACTTTATCACGAGCAGCAATTAACTGTTCTTCGTTCATCGCATCAGCGATTAAAGAAATAGCTTTACCGCCATTTTTGTTGATTTCATCGGCACGCTCGTTAGCTACTTTTTCGTTTCTACCTAAAATACCAACGGTACCGCCAGCTTCAACAATTGCATCAATAAAGGCTTTACCTAATATTCCTGTACCGCCTGTTACAACGATAACTTTATCTTTT from Pedobacter sp. SL55 includes these protein-coding regions:
- the uxaC gene encoding glucuronate isomerase; this translates as MKKFLDENFLLQTETARILYHDFAKHMPIIDYHNHLIPEQIAEDKQFENITQVWLYGDHYKWRAMRTFGIDEYYITGGASDWEKFEKWAETVPYTLRNPLYHWTHLELQRYFNIHELLSPATAKQIWYECNAKLQTKEYSVLGLLKKMNVKTLCTTDDPLDNLEFHQQIKASGIDLVVLPAFRPDKAMNADDVAGLNQYVDKLATIVEKPITNYQEYLVALKSRHDFFVENGASVSDHGLEQIYAEDYTEEEVAQIFLKIRKGKAITQEENLKFKSAMLFQFALWDHERGWVQQYHLGAIRNNNDRLLASLGPDTGFDSIGDFSQGRALAKFLNKLDAGNKLAKTILYNLNPADNELMATMIGNYQDGTVAGKVQWGSGWWFLDQKQGMINQINALSNLGLLSQFVGMLTDSRSFLSFPRHEYFRRILCDLFGTDIENGEIPNDIKLVSQLVENICYHNAKAYFSF
- a CDS encoding SDR family oxidoreductase, with protein sequence MEQSFSLKDKVIVVTGGTGILGKAFIDAIVEAGGTVGILGRNEKVANERADEINKNGGKAISLIADAMNEEQLIAARDKVLAAYGKIDGLVNAAGGNMPDGVLLPEQDIFDMKMDGMKTVLDLNLWGTLIPTQVFGKAIAETGRGSIINISSMNSKRAITRVLGYNMGKAAVDCYTQWFAVELANRYGDKIRMNALAPGFFLTEQNRNLLTTPDGGYTARGGAVIQQTPFKRFGNPDELKGALVWLLSDASQFVTGAMICVDGGFSIFGGV